In Microbacterium sp. No. 7, the genomic window CGATCAGCAGCACCGACGTCGCGGTGACGACGTGCGCCCCCGCGGTGTCGGCGATCTCGGCCTCGCTGGTGACCATGGCGCCCTTTCCGAAGGGACGGATGCCGGTGACGCGCAGCTGTGCGACGAGCTCGTCGCCCGCGACGATCGGCCGCGTGTAGCGGAAGCGCTGCTCGGCGTGCACCGTGCGCTCCAGCGCGATGCCGGAGTCGGGCTCGGCGAGCAGCTGCTGCAGCGTGAGGTCCTGGACCACCATCGCGAACGTCGGCGGGGCGACCACGTCGGCGTAGCCGAGCGCGCGCGCCGCCTCGGGGTCGTGGTGCTGCGGATCGGTCGCGAACACGGCGCGCGCGAACTCGCGCACCTTCTCTCGGCCGACGAGGTAGGCGGGCGTCGGCGCGAACGAGCGGCCGACGAGTTCGGGATTGACACTCACCCGTCGATCCTATCGAGAGGCGTCCCGGGCGCCGGGGCCTACGCCCCGCGGCCCTTCCGGCGGTCGGCGATCGCCTTCTGCGCCATCTGGTAGCCGATGTACACGAGGTAGGCGGCGAAGACGACGTTGGCCCAGAACGGGTCGAGCAGCGTCGCGACCCACGCGCCGAG contains:
- a CDS encoding FAS1-like dehydratase domain-containing protein gives rise to the protein MSVNPELVGRSFAPTPAYLVGREKVREFARAVFATDPQHHDPEAARALGYADVVAPPTFAMVVQDLTLQQLLAEPDSGIALERTVHAEQRFRYTRPIVAGDELVAQLRVTGIRPFGKGAMVTSEAEIADTAGAHVVTATSVLLIGGEE